From a region of the Gossypium raimondii isolate GPD5lz chromosome 10, ASM2569854v1, whole genome shotgun sequence genome:
- the LOC105776179 gene encoding chromatin structure-remodeling complex protein SYD isoform X2: MASSSHNVELEAAKFLHKLIQDSTDEPSKLATKLYVILQHMKSSGKEHSMPFQVISRAMETVIKRHGLDLEALKSSRLPGSQIVDSTSGQYVGSSQAVSVPKDSKAGAAQNEIPKFDPFSSSRPPVGPSIAGHEYYQGAATHRGSQSFDHGSPSSLDTRSANSQSQDKQMNQNDSKKGAAKRKRGDSSSPLEPNFDESLNAVVDPRKGKMNKAETSGPANYNMVPSSGQMEHFPSLPGNMRSMHRGRQDGQNVTENLVDSTNISNMMSRGPSSKYPEEVEVSSAQNVPRQQQGGLPGAHEIFSSRGKAGLPFDRSQLHRFSPNVSGNITAEIASQQLMHASLMPGSFGKVQGGLSAPSNYHAGELAYSGSGQFSGSENQKHGLSKSSVASPDGSSSTLSAGKVLEHDGGSSNMLGDVNKIAQAGRQNSASEMIMLRAMAPRDTGKSPVSQSAALSSMPFKEHQLKQLRAQCLVFLAFRNGLMPKKLHLEIALGNIFPREDGVRKELNDHRGKAQTSSDPGSISEVAMSFGRMNNVPPALTSIGRFPEADSLSKEAEKLKVEETNGPTSDLLAIVEEREHILATRKAEADLQSHEAVEPQAYLPTMSRQPESATTKDGFTVHNNLDGMENGHLQVAKADLASSMMGANKQVNPEMIGWSGIGFHNEVSRASLPAAAIQHDLVLERKDTGPLFQSLEQDEDKSVSTDSLPSPKYTMLEKWIMDQQKRKFLAEQKWVAKQQETRQRIITCFTKLKGNVSSSEDISAKTKSVIELKKLQLLELQRRLRSDFLNDFFKPITNDMERLKSYKKHRHGRRIKQLEKYEQRMKEERQKRIRERQKEFFSEIEVHKERLDDVFKVRRERWKGINRYVKEFHKRKERIHREKIDRIQREKINLLKINDVEGYLRMVQDAKSDRVKQLLKETEKYLQKLGSKLRDAKAMASRFENNMDEIRTTSFDENDTAIESEDEAKHYMESNEKYYLMAHSIKENISEQPRFLKGGKLREYQMNGLRWLVSLYNNHLNGILADEMGLGKTVQVISLICYLMETKNDRGPFLVVVPSSVLPGWESEINFWAPEIHSIVYAGPPEERRRLFKERIVHQKFNILLTTYEYLMNKHDRPKLSKIYWHYIIIDEGHRIKNASCKLNADLKHYQSSHRLLLTGTPLQNNLEELWALLNFLLPNIFNSSEDFSQWFNKPFESNGDNSADEALLSEEENLLIINRLHQVLRPFVLRRLKHKVENQLPEKIERLVRCEASAYQKLLMKRVEENLGAIGNSKARSVHNSVMELRNICNHPYLSQLHVEEVDNLIPQHYLPPIIRLCGKLEMLDRILPKLKATDHRVLFFSTMTRLLDVMEDYLTFKQYRYLRLDGHTSGNDRGALIEKFNQQGSTFFIFLLSIRAGGVGVNLQAADTVIIFDTDWNPQVDLQAQARAHRIGQKKDVLVLRFETVQTVEEQVRAAAEHKLGVANQSITAGFFDNNTSAEDRREYLESLLRECKKEEAAPALHDDALNDLLARSESEIDVFESVDKQRQEEETAKWKKLVFGSGMDGSKPLPPLPSRLVTDDDLKDFYEAMKLYDIQKSGAQPNVGVKRKGESLGALDTQHYGRGKRAREVRSYEEQWTEEEFEKMCQVDSPGSSGLREEAVERNLAKNALAGTVNSTEPHAPAHAPAPAPALTPPLPQPVQVELAHQPQQQSKDVTPPSKRGRGRPRRATAEKSPNTPVFPAPYGTGKLDVGLQKAADDSSSAFPAPDSHSSTGVSLNLPPSAPSVSAIPDDSTPPGFSPPVESKGQGRRAQSGGQAPSRRGKKQEPALGPAVEALVGPVPETNDQSLIKSVIPPDSIAVATSGTVPGVSSAPMAVGTNPVPISAGMDCTTGTNHPSDVGFSLNSQTLNTSSGAPIAQSTLPCPTVPVQVKGQGRKAQSGVGTPRRRGKKQAQISAAPLDASAGQDSKLNPQAQDKSTVALPNKVIVMGGNQVNDACDPTKVTQEHGLVTNAVITGQDKHSSEHDNLPQSKKPEVSQEVHNSTALILGPALGKIQKDDVHEKASMISGVSSECSSQKATSSEVCGNLGGAVAVTPGQTSVEVVKNQNSEDRVHSTFSIGKPVSLVSVATTDSLHTSTPLAGANKTIPSSSEKIAPSSEPYPTCALAASEPHSVPACPAESVQSRRPSRKATNRAEAPRRRGRKPATPDASSGQDLKVNSQPLNISKDLLVNKTTAGNNNQDSGPHELVNVTQVHASEIHSPGASVGHDLKRKVTGAIPAFSRIPTADVNDVARVMKEIFSETCSSKTKIGEPAGSEGKNTPTASKTFEEVVKNQSLDGKPAVSTPAPVKTAPACDVPKEKSKKHSETEADTKELEDNASLVIKVPVLERANSLKPECKTHSGSDNVAKSIQISNENLVTDSNVQVNSTHPHSADDVKDAAQGAPAPTGVQTGSRNGLNDIPIKTSVSDQSVVSLSDLSFDKSDVPSMVIRCSTESIVVKGPETLENSNKHQASSVVEDMTLTHEAATLDDAPVENRDVEGQSGGNEAKNPIPEPVLSSTTESADIELVPQDGGALLQSPVVRDKEGDVAETRHMVVDPCETELSSLKDFTVESASWDSASEVDGGKQLSVGVQTTKIDNVEVCDPEVKPSETQSSEPAKTPFEIAVPVSDSFQDKNSERSGTDADAKESAEKSPLVVMTSMTESVCPVVQCQAATGPENLSVPRQLSREISMTQSSMEVDCKDNHSAIEIDCESTIHSTKASDACNGSRVVPPTSVVMEPKVASSEDKEKPSLESSYSASLDVSSSRAHVASESSGVTAVVPLSSDHSVARSLPDQIAIPSECDMEPSAIESESSFNVESAEAALNATKLLDVTDHPEESLPITACPDKSGTVDRPVMVEKFSECELEPSSDKLGSVEAPAMVENNSELEAGTPLKSHPEPSVLDVENLQSAAMSTKPDVDDAPLVTSNISPSPVCSVMVELPAITENELGKETKPFSGNENITPSPVHLFASDSTNRELTPTDDELQQSSAAERVDAKSVDVSNEVEPTAQPASSQDFAAEASNEDFAPENHGEAKVSPGIKSVGDGHVERDVDPLELEASVDEDIAAVPSSMELVPGDQSEVHVQAGVAGCEGDDGIQGRDMEVDPLETLATSSEVAAKDPPMGEHVQNDQSQELLGTEKTEADQLEASIIEPNSSEAQKSLPQSGNTDDEEQLAQRPEVDLVEACNEESNLAEGPSSAQAISDESIRPENDPGLTHASSLQSEKSEVHQVETCNMESNPTGPSSSQVISNESTNPELTQNELQSEDPAEASQSPKTETVDVSDMDIHLKETKDPSPELEDDAKVSVQPNVVLDMEIDTEQTNIPSQSTDGTIA; encoded by the exons ATGGCGTCTTCTTCACATAATGTGGAGTTAGAGGCGGCAAAGTTTCTGCATAAGCTCATACAAGATTCTACAGATGAGCCTTCAAAGCTGGCAACAAAACTTTACGTG ATATTGCAACACATGAAATCTAGTGGGAAGGAACATTCAATGCCATTTCAAGTAATATCAAG GGCAATGGAGACTGTTATCAAACGACATGGTCTTGACCTTGAGGCTTTGAAATCATCACGGCTTCCTGGGTCACAAATAGTGGATTCTACATCTGGGCAATATGTTG GATCCTCTCAGGCTGTTTCAGTTCCAAAAGATTCTAAAGCAGGAGCAGCCCAAAACGAGATACCTAAATTTGATCCTTTTTCATCCAGCAGGCCGCCTGTTGGCCCAAGCATTGCTGGACATGAGTATTATCAAGGAGCTGCAACTCATAGGGGTAGTCAGTCTTTTGATCATGGAAGCCCCTCAAGTTTGGACACCAGGTCTGCTAACTCACAATCACAAGACAAACAAATGAATCAAAATGATAGCAAGAAGGGTGCAGCTAAAAGAAAGAGGGGTGATTCATCATCTCCATTGGAACCAAATTTTGATGAATCTCTTAACGCTGTCGTTGATCCTAGGAAAGGGAAGATGAATAAGGCTGAAACATCTGGCCCTGCTAACTACAACATGGTCCCAAGTAGTGGTCAAATGGAGCATTTTCCATCCTTGCCTGGAAATATGAGATCAATGCATAGAGGAAGACAGGATGGTCAAAATGTAACAGAAAACCTGGTAGATTCGACAAACATTAGCAATATGATGTCACGTGGTCCTAGTTCAAAGTATCCTGAAGAGGTGGAAGTTTCTTCTGCTCAAAATGTTCCAAGACAGCAGCAAGGTGGACTACCTGGTGCACATGAAATTTTTTCTTCCAGGGGTAAGGCTGGGTTACCCTTTGACAGATCTCAACTTCACAGGTTTTCTCCAAATGTTTCTGGCAACATAACAGCAGAAATTGCATCTCAGCAGTTGATGCATGCATCTCTTATGCCAG GTTCTTTTGGGAAGGTTCAAGGAGGATTGTCTGCCCCATCTAACTATCATGCAGGAGAATTAGCATATTCAGGTTCAGGCCAATTTAGTGGTTCTGAGAATCAGAAGCATGGGTTATCCAAAAGTTCTGTAGCAAGTCCTGATGGGTCGTCTTCAACACTTTCTGCTGGAAAAGTTTTGGAACATGATGGAGGCAGTTCAAATATGTTAGGAGATGTAAATAAGATAGCTCAG GCTGGCAGACAAAATAGTGCCTCAGAAATGATTATGCTTAGGGCCATGGCTCCAAGAGACACGGGAAAGTCTCCTGTCTCTCAATCTGCTGCACTATCTAGCATGCCCTTCAAGGAACACCAGTTGAAACAGCTTAGAGCCCAGTGCCTTGTTTTTCTAGCTTTCAG AAACGGTTTGATGCCAAAGAAGCTGCATCTTGAAATTGCGCTTGGAAACATATTTCCTAGAGAAG ATGGCGTTCGCAAAGAGTTGAATGACCATAGAGGCAAAGCACAGACTTCTAGTGACCCAGGTAGCATATCTGAAGTTGCAATGTCATTTGGAAGGATGAATAATGTACCTCCAGCTTTGACATCTATTGGAAGATTTCCAGAGGCTGATTCCTTGTCAAAAGaagcagaaaaattaaaagtggAGGAGACTAATGGCCCAACTTCTGATCTTTTGGCAATTGTGGAGGAAAGGGAACATATTCTAGCTACAAGGAAGGCAGAGGCTGATCTTCAGAGCCACGAGGCAGTGGAACCACAGGCATACTTACCTACAATGTCACGACAGCCTGAGTCTGCCACCACAAAGGATGGTTTTACTGTTCATAACAATTTGGATGGCATGGAGAATGGCCATTTGCAAGTTGCAAAGGCTGATCTAGCCTCATCTATGATGGGTGCTAATAAACAGGTGAACCCTGAAATGATAGGCTGGTCTGGAATTGGCTTTCATAATGAGGTTTCCAGGGCATCTTTGCCAGCTGCTGCTATTCAGCATGATTTGGTGCTAGAAAGAAAAGATACTGGTCCTCTGTTTCAAAGTCTTG AGCAAGATGAGGATAAATCCGTGTCAACTGATTCATTGCCATCTCCAAAGTATACAATGTTGGAGAAATGGATTATGGATCAGCAGAAACGGAAGTTCTTAGCTGAGCAGAAGTGGGTTGCAAAACAGCAAGAAACAAGGCAAAGAATTATTACTTGTTTCACGAAATTAAAG GGAAATGTGAGCTCATCTGAAGATATATCTGCAAAAACCAAAAGTGTAATAGAGTTGAAGAAACTCCAATTATTGGAGCTTCAACGTCGCCTAAGGAG TGATTTTCTGAACGACTTTTTTAAACCCATTACAAATGATATGGAACGCCTGAAATCATACAAGAAACATAGACATGGTAGAAGGATAAAACAACTCGAGAAATATGAGCAGAGAATGAAAGAAGAGCGACAAAAGAGAATACGTGAGAGGCAGAAGGAGTTTTTCAGTGAGATAGAAGTTCACAA GGAGAGGCTGGATGATGTGTTTAAAGTTAGAAGAGAACGTTGGAAAGGTATCAATAGATATGTGAAGGAGTTCCATAAGAGAAAGGAGCGTATACATCGTGAGAAGATTGACAGGATTCAGCGTGAGAAGATTAACCTACTCAAAATCAATGATGTAGAGGGTTATTTGCGAATGGTTCAG GATGCTAAATCAGATCGTGTTAAGCAACTATTGAAAGAAACTGAGAAGTATCTTCAAAAGCTTGGATCCAAGTTAAGGGATGCAAAGGCTATGGCAAGCCGCTTTGAGAATAATATGGATGAGATTCGAACTACaagttttgatgaaaatgacacTGCTATTGAGAGTGAAGATGAGGCAAAG CATTACATGGAAAGCAATGAAAAGTACTACCTGATGGCTCATAG CATAAAAGAAAACATCAGTGAGCAACCAAGATTTCTTAAGGGTGGGAAattaagaga GTATCAGATGAATGGCCTTAGGTGGCTGGTTTCACTCTACAATAATCATCTGAATGGCATTCTTGCTGATGAAATGGGCCTTGGGAAAACTGTTCAG GTTATTTCTCTTATTTGTTACCTAATGGAAACCAAAAATGATAGAGGACCATTTTTAGTGGTTGTACCATCTTCAGTTCTGCCTGGATGGGAATCGGAAATCAATTTCTGGGCTCCTGAAATACACAGTATTGTTTATGCTGGACCTCCGGAGGAGAGGCGTAGATTATTCAA GGAGAGGATTGTACACCAGAAATTTAACATTCTCTTGACAACGTATGAGTATCTAATGAACAAGCATGATAGACCAAAGTTGAGCAAAATTTACTGGCACTATATTATAATTGATGAAGGTCACCGGATAAAAAATGCTTCTTGCAAGTTGAATGCAGACTTAAAGCACTATCAGAGCTCCCATAGATTGCTGTTGACTGGAACTCCACTACAG AACAATCTTGAGGAGTTGTGGGCATTGCTCAATTTCTTATTGCCTAATATATTTAACTCATCAGAGGATTTTTCTCAGTGGTTCAACAAGCCATTTGAGAGTAATGGGGATAATTCTGCTGATGAA GCCCTACTATCTGAGGAGGAAAATTTGTTGATCATAAACCGTCTCCACCAAGTTCTTCGTCCTTTTGTACTTCGAAGGCTGAAGCATAAG GTTGAAAATCAACTTCCTGAGAAGATTGAGAGGCTTGTAAGATGCGAAGCATCTGCTTATCAAAAACTTTTGATGAAGAGGGTTGAAGAAAATCTTGGTGCAATTGGAAATTCAAAG GCTCGATCCGTACACAACTCTGTTATGGAGCTTCGTAATATATGCAATCATCCATATCTCAGCCAGCTTCATGTTGAGGAG GTTGATAATTTAATACCACAGCATTATTTGCCACCAATTATTAGGCTTTGTGGCAAGCTTGAGATGTTAGATCGAATACTCCCCAAGTTGAAGGCAACTGATCATCGG GTTCTCTTCTTTTCCACTATGACCAGGCTACTAGATGTTATGGAAGACTATCTCACCTTTAAACAGTATCGCTACCTTCGGTTGGATGGGCATACATCAGGGAATGATCGTGGTGCACTTATTGAAAAGTTTAATCAACAAGGTTCcacatttttcatatttttgctcAG TATTCGAGCTGGTGGTGTTGGAGTCAATCTTCAAGCTGCTGATACTGTGATAATATTCGATACTGACTGGAATCCTCAG GTTGACCTGCAAGCGCAAGCAAGAGCTCATAGGATTGGCCAGAAGAAGGATGTACTTGTTTTAAGATTTGAAACA GTTCAAACAGTTGAAGAACAAGTCAGAGCTGCTGCTGAACACAAATTGGGAGTTGCTAATCAGAGTATCACTGCCGGCTTCTTTGACAATAATACAAG TGCTGAAGACCGTAGGGAGTACTTAGAGTCCCTCCTGCGAGAGTGCAAGAAAGAGGAAGCTGCCCCAGCGTTACATGATGATGCTTTAAATGACTTGTTGGCCCGcag TGAATCTGAGATTGATGTATTTGAATCAGTTGATAAACAAAGGCAGGAAGAAGAGACG GCAAAGTGGAAGAAGTTGGTATTTGGATCAGGGATGGATGGCTCCAAGCCTTTACCCCCTTTACCATCCCGCCTTGTTACAGATGATGACTTAAAAGATTTTTATGAAGCAATGAAACTGTATGATATACAAAAGTCTGGGGCACAGCCTAATGTTGGGGTAAAGCGGAAGGGTGAATCTCTTGGTGCTCTTGATACTCAGCACTATGGGAGGGGCAAACGAGCTAGAGAG GTGCGTTCATATGAAGAGCAATGGACAGAAGAGGAGTTTGAAAAAATGTGTCAAGTTGACTCACCTGGATCCTCAGGATTAAGGGAAGAAGCTGTTGAGAGGAACCTGGCAAAAAATGCTTTGGCGGGGACTGTTAATAGCACCGAACCTCATGCTCCGGCTCATGCCCCAGCCCCTGCTCCAGCTCTGACTCCGCCACTGCCACAACCAGTTCAGGTGGAGCTTGCACATCAGCCACAGCAGCAGAGCAAAGATGTAACACCACCATCTAAAAGGGGCCGTGGAAGGCCAAGAAGAGCAACTGCTGAGAAATCTCCCAATACACCAGTGTTTCCAGCACCTTATGGAACCGGTAAATTGGATGTTGGATTACAGAAAGCAGCAGATGATAGCTCATCAGCATTTCCTGCTCCGGATTCTCACAGTAGTACTGGAGTTTCTCTGAACTTGCCACCAAGTGCACCCTCTGTTTCTGCCATTCCTGATGACTCTACCCCACCTGGATTCTCTCCACCAGTAGAATCAAAAGGACAAGGTCGAAGGGCTCAAAGTGGAGGACAGGCACCTAGTCGAAGGGGAAAGAAACAAGAGCCAGCATTGGGCCCTGCCGTTGAGGCATTAGTTGGTCCTGTTCCAGAAACAAATGATCAATCTCTGATTAAATCAGTCATTCCACCAGATAGTATAGCTGTTGCTACAAGTGGAACTGTTCCTGGTGTATCAAGTGCTCCCATGGCCGTGGGTACCAATCCTGTGCCTATTTCTGCTGGTATGGATTGTACTACGGGAACCAATCATCCATCTGATGTGGGGTTTAGTTTGAACTCTCAGACACTTAATACTTCCTCAGGTGCCCCAATTGCTCAATCAACTCTTCCTTGCCCTACCGTACCTGTGCAAGTGAAAGGCCAGGGCCGTAAGGCTCAGAGTGGGGTAGGAACACCTCGGCGTAGGGGAAAGAAACAGGCACAAATATCAGCTGCTCCTCTAGATGCTTCTGCTGGCCAGGATTCAAAATTGAATCCTCAAGCTCAGGATAAGTCTACGGTGGCATTACCAAATAAAGTCATTGTGATGGGAGGAAATCAAGTAAATGATGCTTGTGATCCAACAAAAGTTACCCAAGAGCATGGACTGGTAACTAATGCTGTCATAACTGGTCAGGATAAACATTCTTCTGAACATGATAATTTACCCCAAAGCAAGAAACCAGAAGTCTCACAGGAAGTGCACAATAGTACAGCCTTAATCCTTG GCCCTGCTCtgggaaaaattcaaaaagatgaTGTGCATGAGAAGGCTTCCATGATTTCAGGGGTTTCATCTGAATGCAGCTCTCAGAAAGCTACATCTAGCGAAGTATGTGGTAACCTAGGTGGTGCAGTGGCTGTGACTCCTGGTCAGACCTCAGTTGAAGTGGTAAAGAATCAAAATTCTGAAGATAGAGTGCATTCAACATTTTCAATTGGGAAACCTGTATCTTTAGTTTCTGTTGCTACAACAGATTCTTTGCATACATCAACTCCCTTAGCAGGTGCCAATAAAACCATCCCAAGTTCTAGTGAAAAGATTGCTCCCAGCTCTGAGCCTTATCCAACTTGTGCTCTTGCTGCTTCTGAACCTCATTCTGTCCCTGCTTGTCCTGCTGAATCTGTTCAAAGTAGAAGGCCCAGTCGTAAGGCCACAAACAGGGCAGAAGCACCTAGGCGCAGAGGAAGGAAACCTGCAACTCCTGATGCTTCATCTGGCCAGGACTTGAAAGTAAATTCTCAGCCCCTGAATATATCAAAGGATTTATTGGTCAATAAAACTACTGCAGGGAATAACAATCAAGATTCTGGCCCTCATGAACTGGTCAATGTCACTCAGGTACATGCATCTGAAATCCATTCTCCTGGTGCTTCAGTTGGTCATGATTTGAAGAGAAAAGTGACTGGTGCAATTCCAGCATTTAGTCGAATTCCAACTGCTGATGTGAATGATGTTGCCCGAGTGATGAAGGAGATTTTCTCTGAAACCTGCtcatcaaaaactaaaattggtGAACCTGCTGGGAGTGAGGGCAAAAATACTCCTACTGCAAGTAAGACATTTGAGGAGGTAGTGAAGAACCAAAGTTTAGATGGTAAACCAGCTGTCAGCACACCAGCTCCTGTAAAAACTGCTCCAGCTTGTGAtgttccaaaagaaaaaagtaaaaagcaTTCTGAAACTGAAGCTGATACAAAAGAACTAGAGGACAATGCATCTCTTGTGATCAAGGTCCCTGTTCTTGAGAGAGCTAATTCTTTGAAGCCTGAATGCAAGACCCACAGTGGCTCAGACAACGTTGCAAAATCAATACagatttcaaatgaaaatttagttaCAGATAGTAATGTGCAGGTTAATAGCACACATCCTCATAGTGCTGACGATGTGAAAGATGCAGCTCAAGGAGCTCCTGCTCCTACTGGTGTTCAAACTGGTTCTAGAAATGGTCTTAATGATATTCCTATCAAAACATCTGTTTCAGATCAATCTGTTGTTAGTTTGAGTGATCTTTCCTTTGACAAGTCAGACGTGCCTTCTATGGTTATAAGGTGCTCAACTGAATCCATTGTTGTTAAAGGTCCAGAAACTTTGGAAAACTCAAACAAACATCAAGCTAGTTCTGTGGTTGAAGATATGACTCTAACCCATGAGGCTGCTACTTTGGATGATGCTCCTGTTGAAAACCGAGATGTGGAGGGTCAATCTGGGGGAAATGAAGCTAAGAACCCTATACCTGAGCCAGTTCTTTCTAGTACAACTGAATCTGCTGATATAGAGCTTGTTCCACAAGATGGTGGAGCCTTGCTACAATCCCCGGTGGTTCGAGATAAGGAGGGTGATGTTGCTGAGACTCGCCATATGGTAGTAGATCCCTGTGAGACCGAGTTGTCTTCTTTGAAAGACTTTACTGTTGAATCCGCCAGCTGGGATTCTGCTTCAGAAGTTGATGGTGGGAAGCAATTGTCTGTGGGAGTTCAAACTACCAAGATTGACAATGTTGAAGTTTGTGATCCAGAAGTTAAACCCTCAGAAACACAATCATCTGAGCCAGCTAAAACGCCTTTCGAAATAGCAGTTCCTGTTTCTGATAGTTTTCAGGACAAGAACAGTGAACGGTCCGGGACAGATGCTGATGCAAAAGAGTCTGCAGAGAAATCTCCTCTTGTGGTTATGACTTCTATGACAGAAAGTGTTTGTCCAGTCGTTCAGTGCCAGGCTGCTACAGGACCTGAGAACCTTTCAGTTCCTAGACAGCTTTCCCGTGAAATTTCAATGACTCAGAGCAGCATGGAGGTTGATTGTAAAGATAATCATAGTGCTATTGAAATAGATTGTGAATCCACCATTCACTCTACAAAAGCCAGCGATGCTTGTAATGGTTCTAGAGTCGTCCCACCTACTTCTGTTGTGATGGAGCCTAAAGTGGCCAGCTCTGAAGACAAAGAAAAACCTTCCTTGGAATCTTCGTATTCAGCTTCGCTTGATGTTAGTTCTTCGAGGGCTCATGTTGCTAGTGAGTCTTCTGGAGTGACTGCAGTAGTTCCCTTGAGTTCAGACCATTCAGTTGCTAGATCTCTTCCTGATCAGATTGCAATTCCATCTGAATGCGACATGGAACCTTCTGCTATAGAGTCAGAATCTTCTTTTAATGTCGAAAGTGCTGAAGCTGCACTGAATGCAACTAAATTGCTTGATGTTACCGACCATCCAGAAGAGTCTTTACCTATTACTGCCTGTCCAGATAAGTCAGGTACAGTGGACAGACCTGTTATGGTTGAGAAATTTTCCGAATGCGAATTAGAACCTTCTTCAGATAAGTTGGGTTCAGTGGAGGCACCTGCTATGGTTGAGAATAATTCTGAACTTGAAGCAGGCACTCCTTTGAAATCACATCCAGAACCCTCTGTCCTCGATGTTGAAAACCTTCAAAGTGCCGCAATGTCCACAAAACCTGATGTTGATGATGCTCCTCTTGTGACTTCAAATATTTCTCCAAGTCCTGTTTGTTCAGTCATGGTGGAGCTTCCTGCTATTACTGAGAATGAACTGGGAAAGGAAACAAAACCATTTAGCGGGAATGAAAATATTACTCCAAGTCCTGTCCACTTGTTTGCTTCTGATTCTACTAATAGGGAACTTACTCCAACAGATGATGAGTTGCAACAGTCATCAGCTGCTGAAAGGGTAGATGCTAAGTCTGTTGATGTTAGCAATGAAGTAGAGCCCACTGCACAACCAGCATCTTCTCAGGATTTTGCTGCTGAAGCTTCTAATGAAGATTTTGCACCTGAGAACCATGGTGAGGCGAAGGTGTCTCCAGGAATTAAGAGTGTAGGGGATGGTCATGTTGAAAGGGATGTTGACCCTCTGGAGCTGGAAGCATCCGTGGATGAAGATATTGCTGCTGTGCCATCCAGCATGGAGCTTGTTCCTGGAGATCAGAGTGAAGTGCATGTTCAAGCAGGAGTTGCAGGTTGCGAAGGTGATGATGGTATTCAGGGCAGAGACATGGAAGTTGACCCCTTGGAAACACTTGCAACTTCATCAGAAGTTGCCGCCAAGGACCCCCCTATGGGAGAACATGTTCAAAATGATCAGTCTCAAGAGCTCCTAGGAACTGAAAAGACAGAGGCTGACCAGCTTGAGGCTTCTATTATTGAACCAAACTCCTCAGAAGCTCAGAAATCTTTACCGCAATCTGGCAATACTGATGATGAAGAGCAGCTTGCTCAGAGGCCTGAGGTTGACCTTGTTGAGGCCTGCAATGAGGAATCTAATCTTGCAGAAGGACCATCCTCGGCACAAGCCATCTCTGATGAATCAATCAGGCCTGAGAATGATCCAGGGCTTACACATGCATCTTCACTGCAATCTGAAAAGTCTGAGGTTCATCAGGTTGAGACCTGCAATATGGAATCGAATCCCACAGGGCCATCCTCATCACAAGTCATCTCTAATGAATCTACCAATCCAGAGCTTACACAAAACGAGCTCCAATCTGAAGATCCCGCCGAGGCTTCTCAGTCACCCAAGACTGAAACTGTTGATGTCTCTGATATGGACATACAccttaaagaaacaaaagatcCTTCACCTGAACTGGAAGATGATGCTAAAGTTTCTGTGCAGCCTAATGTTGTCTTGGATATGGAAATAGACACCGAACAAACAAATATTCCATCACAGAGCACGGATGGAACTATTGCATAG